Genomic DNA from uncultured Desulfuromusa sp.:
TTGCCTTGACGCCGACTGTGCGAACCTCCTGATTGGCTGCATCAAAACGTTCCAGCACGGCTTTCTCCTGACCGAAGGCAAGAACGACGCGCTGACCGCTGTAGGTCTCTTCAAGCACTGCGTTAAGGGTTCCGAGCCGTGTCTGGTAGTCGCGGAAGGCCGTGCGGGTCAGCCGTCCGACGATGCCGACCAGGCCGATCATCAGTGGAAAAACAAGCATCGATCCGAGGGCCAGCCAGGGACTGAGGATGAAAATGATGCCGAGAATTCCGATCAGGGTCAGGATTCCGGTGAAGAGCTGGGCCGCATTATCGGTCAGCACCCGGCTGATGGCATCCATATCGTTGGTCAGGCGGCTCATCAATTCTCCTTGCTGACGGGTATCGAAAAAGCTTAAGGGCAGGTTCTGAAGGCGTTCGAAGAGGGCAGCGCGCAGATTGCGCATTGCCTTCTGGGCGATACCGGCAAGGAGCACTCCCTGGATCAGTTGAGCGACTGACGAGAGAGCGTAGGCCGCGAGCATCAACAGACTCATGCGTGCCAGCTTGGTCAGGTCGCGACCGACCAATTGATCAATCGCTTCTCCCATCAGATAGGGACCGGCTAAAGCCAGAGCCGTGCCGAGGGCGGCGATCAGAGCGACAAGAATGATGGCGCTACGCTGAGGGCGCAGGTATTCCATTAACCGGCGCAGTGCTCCATGGACATCCCGGGCTCGCTCAATTTTCTGCCCCCCTGGGCCACGACCGCCCGGACCTCGCCCGCCTGGTCCGGGGAGACCGCTCATCCGCACTTGGGAGGTTTGCTGCCGGCGATGATCAGTCATGGCTTCCCCCTTTTGCCGTTGGCGGTTCACCAAGCTGGGAGCGGTAAATGTCGCGGTAAACCTCACTCTCCTGTAGCAACTGCTGATGGTTGCCGATGGCGCTGACGCGTCCTTGTTCCAGAACCACGATCTTGTCGGCGAGGAGAACAGTGCTGATGCGCTGGGCAACGATGATTCGGGTAATGGCACTGTGTGAGGCGGTGATCAGTGCATCCAGAGCATCTTGCAGTTTGATCTCGGTTTCAATGTCAAGGGCGCTGGTCGAGTCATCGAGAATCAGCACCTGGGGATTCACCAGCAGCGCCCGGGCGATGGAGATCCGCTGGCGTTGACCGCCGGAGAGAGTCACTCCGCGCTGGCCGACCAATGTTGCATAGCCGTCGGAGAACGCTTCAATGAAGGTGTCTGCCTGAGCTGCTTTGGCAGCTGCGCGCACTTCCTCGTCATCGGCTTCTCTGCGGCCGTAGCGGATGTTGTCGGCAATACTGCTGGAAAAGAGGATTGCCTCCTGAAGGGCTATGCCGATGTGTGAGCGTAGTTCGGCAGGATCGAGGTCGCGCACGTCGATACCATCGAAGGTAATCTGCCCGGCGCTGACATCATAGAAACGGGGTAAAAGGTGAATCAGCGTTGACTTACCTGATCCGGTGGCACCGACAATGGCGACCGTCTCCCCCGGTTCAACGACGAAGGAAATATCGGTCAATACCGGTTCGGAGTTCTCTCCCGGATAGCGAAAGGAGACCTTCTTAAAAGCGATCCGTCCCTGTGGCCGGTCGAGGTGAACGGCATGGGCTGGGAGCGTCTGAGTTTCGGCATCAAGGACTTCAAGAATACGTCGTGCCGAGGCATCCGCCGCAGAGACTGGCCCGAGCATGGCGCTGAGCATGAGGATCGGAAAGAGGGCAAAGGAGAGATAGTTGATTGCTGCGACTACCTCGCCAACCGTCATTTCACCGCTGATTGCTGAAGTGCCGCCAAGCCAGACCGCGGCAACCACAGCCAGATTAAGGACCAGCAGCATAAACGGTGAGAAAACCGCCATCAGTCTGGCAACGTTGATGGTTCCGGACATCAACTCTTCATTGGCGTCACCGAAACGCTCCACCTCATGGTTGCTGCGGACAAAAGCCTTGACCACCCGTATTCCCGCCAAGTTCTCCTGAAGCACAATATTGAGTCGGTCAAGCAGCTGTTGAACATGCAGGAACATTGGCTGGGCCTTGCGACCGAAGAGCCAGACCAGCAGGATAATAAGCGGGACAAAGATCAGCATGATCAGAGCAAGTTGTGGGCTGGTGATAACCAACATGACAATCGCGCCGAGGGCCCAGATCGGAGCCCGGGTGAGAATACGCAGCGACAACATAACAATAAATTGTACCGCGTTGACGTCACTGGTTGAGCGAACGATGAGTTTGCCGGTTTGCAGGGTGTCGAGGTTGGCAAAGGAAAAGGACTGGGTCTTGCGGACCAGGGCGCTCCGCAGGTCAGCACCGAAGGACATGGCAACTCGCACTGAGAGATAATTATTGGCGATGGCGAAGCAAGCGGAGAGGAGTGCCGCTCCGGCCATGAGCAGAGCGGTGGTGATCACGATGTGGAGGTCATTAGCACCGATCCCCTGGTCAATGATGCGTTGTGTCAGATGGGGGATGAGCAGGTCGGCAGCGACCATGGCAATAAGAAGCAGCAGGGCGACCACCGAGGGAAAGCGATAAGGATGTAAAAAACCATAAAGGCGGCGCAAGGACTTCATTTCTTTTGCCCCTTACTGGTCTCCGGCGCTTGCGGAGGACAACATGGTTCTTCTGCTGTTGCTGCGAGATAATCGTGGACTTTCAACAGTGTTTTTTTGAAATCTTTCTGCTCCTGCACTGTCAGTGCTGAAGAGAGTTCATGGTCCAACTCCCGGAACAGAGCACGGAGCTCTTCGTGTAAGTTCCTCGCTTTTTCGGTCATGTAAACTCTGACGACCCGCTGGTCTGCATCTTCCCGGCGTCGTGTCACCCAGCCGTCACGTTCCATACGTTGCAAAGTGTTGCTCGCTGTGGGTGGCTGAATATGCAGAGCGCGGGCCAGTTCTAACTGGGGGAGACCGTCGTTGCGCCAGAGCTGAGAAAGAATCATCCCCTGGGCGTGGTGCAGGCCGATGCCGGCCAACTTGGTGCTCCGGCGTCGACCGACGAGTCGGCTGACATGAGCCAGTACCTGGCCGAGGGTTTGATTTTGAGGAGCCTCCGATAGATTCGCCATGATATTCTCCATATAGTTAGCTGACAAACGATTAGCATGCTAACTATAGGCCGAGTTCATATTACTGTCAAGACCATGCGGAGTTATCAAGTTGATTAATCCTTGGATGTGGTGTTGCTGCTCGAACAAAGAAGCTTATACAAGACAATAGAGTACCAGTTTTATTTTTACATCCAGGTCAAAATGTCCTATGTTATTCAGGTCTTTATATGATGTGTTCGGGGGAAACCATGGAGATGATTGAGGGGAAATATTCAACAGATGAATGACCGTCCGTGTTGGTGTGTGCCAACTGGGCGGTTTTTTTGTTGAAAGTGCTCTCAAATCGAGATTGATTTCTTCAGTGAATGCAGTGTTTGTTGTTTTTTTAGTAAAAGTGCAATCGGTTAAGTCGTGACAATCGTAGAAAAATTCAATTTAAAGAGTCTTGAAACCGTATGGTTTTACGGTTATTTAACTGTCTAATTTTAGTTATATCCCATGGAGGGAACTATGGAAACAATAGCGATCATTCTCGTCATATCGTTCGTCGGATTGGCGGCGCTGCATTTGTATTGGGCGCTCGGTGGAAAGTTCGGAATGTCAGCAGCCCTCCCTGAGATAGATGGAGCACCAGTCTTCACGCCTGGAGCAGCAGCAACGATTGCGGTTGCATTCGTGCTCGCTGGCTTCGCCCTAATTGCGCTCGTCCTCGGGTTCGGGGCCAGTTACGCCGCGGCGCTCACTCCTTATGCTGTCCTTCTCGGCTTCGCAGTCGGAGGCGTACTCGTCCTGCGGGCGGTTGGCGAGTTCAAGTATGTTGGTTTCTTCAAGCGTGTGAAGGGCTCGAAGTTCGCAACGTATGACAGCTGGCTGTTTTCGCCTTTCTGCCTGTTAGCTGGCGGGGCATTTTTAGCACTGGCGGCAGACAGGATATAACCCTTATCAGGCCCCCGGCCGTCAAGAGTAAAGAATAGCGATCAAGTAAGAGAATCACCTTTTCTTACCTCAGATGTCCCGGAAACTTTTTCTTTTTCGACGCCACCTTTGCCTGAATATCGATTTTGTCCATGACTGAGTACGAGTTATCGTTTATTTGCAGCATATCGCAATTGGATAATGTATGTAGTTGTATGTACAATTTGTTTGTGGTAGTCTGTTTCCATGTTCGAAGAATGTTTATACTTTAACAGCAATGCTCTCGCACGTGCGGTCACCCGGATTTGGACGGAGGCTTACAAACCATTTGGGCTTTCTCCGCCGCATGCGTTTCTGTTACGTGTCGTTCTCGCCAGGCCGGGGCTGATGCCGCGCGAACTGGCACTGGAGCTGGCTCTTTCACGTTCAACAGTGACCCGTTTTCTCGACAGTCTGGAAAAGCGCGGCTTCATTGCTCGGGAAATGACAGCCGTGGACGGCAGGGAAGTTCACGTTTTTCCGACTGAGACGGCAAAAGGACTCCATTGCGAACTTGATGCGACCGGGAAAAAGTTGTCCCAGCGCATGGCTGATATTATCGGGTGGGAGGATTTGTCTCTGACGGTGTCGAATTTGAGACAAATGAGAGAGTTCATAGAGGGCTGATTTTTTTTAATAAAGTAGTTGTATCTGCAATCACTTTATTGTCGTCGATCTTAACCACAAACAGAGGAGAGTATGATGCCGTATATCAACATCCGTGTAGGCAGCCGCTTGAACAGTCTTCAGAAGAGCAATATTCAGAACAGAACGACAGATCTTATGAACAGGGTCATGGGAAAGCGCCGTGAAGTGACGGTGGTCCATATCGATGAATCGGTTCCAGCCCTCTGGGCTGTTGACGGGAAAGGACTCAAAGAGGAGGCCCCTGTTGCCGTTTATGTCGATATCAAGGTGACTCAGGGGACCAATTCAGCGGAAGAAAAGGCACAGATGATTGCCAGGACAGTGACCATGTTGAAAGAAGAGATCGGTGCTATTCAGGAAGCTTGCTATGTGTTGATCAACGATATCCCGGCAAACTCATGGGGCTACGATGGGATATCGCAGGCCGAACGGGCTGACAAACGATTGAAGGATTAAAACGTCGTCCTTTGCCTCTATTGCCTGATTGCTGTCCCTCAGGATGAAACAGTCTTGGCAAGGGCGATCGGCGAAGCTCACAGGCGTTATACGTGCCGGATCAATTTTCGTGAAAACTGGCGCGGCCATCTATGGCAGGAACGTTTTGCCTCCTTTCCCATAGATGAGCCTTATTTACTGGCGGCTGCCCGCTATGTTGAAATGAACCCGGTTGAGAAACCGGCCGACTATTGTTGGAGCAGTGCCCGTGCTCACCTGACGGGGCAGGATGATGACCTGATCAAAGTTGCTCCTTTTCTTGATCTGGTTCCTGACTGGCACGGGGTTCTGCAACTGACACAGCCAGAGGAGGTTGACCTGTTCCACCGTCACGAACGAACGGGTCGTCCTTTGGCGGGTGATGGTTTTGTGGCCAACCTGGAGCGCTTGATGCAGCGGACATTAAGCCCGCAGAAGCCGGGGTCGAAGAAAAAGAAATCATAGTTATATATACTGTTCCCGGAATTAGTCCGGAATTACTGTTTTTGTTTTTGCGACAACTCAACATAATTATTTTTGGGCAATCAACATGGCAAATTGAAAACGTTTATGGGCAATATCAACAGTTTTGAAGCCTGTTTTGTTCAGTATTTCTATTTGATCAAAAAGTTTTAACGGTTTATCTTTCTCTCTGTGCAACGGAAGCCACTTCTCGTCAATTTCACTTTCCAGGAGGCTTTGCAACATGAATTGCCTCCACAGCATCATGTAGACGTCTTGTAATCGGTCTGACTCTCCCTTAAAAATATCAACAGAAAGATATTGTCCACCGGGTTTTAATGCACCATAGATCTTGCGATATGCTCCAAGACGATCTGCAGTTGTTTGGATATTGTGCATTACCATGACAGAGGTGATCGCATCAAATTGTTCTTGTGGATCAAATTTTTCAATCGAAGTTTCTACATAGTTATGTTGATTTCCTAGTTTGTTTCTTGCAATCTCCAGCATTTGCGGAGAGGTATCGAGGCAGGTTAGTTGTAAAGAAGGATTCTGTTGTCGCAGCTTTAAAGCTGTATTTCCTGTTCCACAGCCAATATCCAAAACCTTGGCCGCAGCGCCAATGAAATTCGGCAACAAATTTTGAAATACTTCATAATCAGGGACCAGTTTTTTTATGAATTCATCGTAGTTTTCGGCTTGTCTGTCATAAGATTTAGTTACGTTTGTCATAATTTAAATCCCGAAAATTGAGCAGAAGACCTTTGCAAATGAAGGCTGATTGTACCAGATATTGCACTGATTCAGTTATCTGATAACATTCCGTCAATGGAAAATATGGAGCCCTCTCAAGTGTGACAGATTCATGCCCAGGTAAAAATACTTGTTTCCCGCGGCACTCATTTAAGTTAAAAGAGGTGTTGAATTTTACTCAGCACTTTTTTCGTATGACTTCCCTCAGTTTATCTGGTCCATATCATGGTTGTTACTGATTCACTATTTCTCTTAACCTTCATCCTGACTCTTGTTGCGATCCTTTTTCTGGCCTCCGGACGACGGACGAAAGCGACAAACAGTGGTGAATTTTCCTTAGGTGGCAGGCAGGGAGGGGCTTGGCATGTCTTTGGTGCTATCACCGGCACTCTGGTTGGTGGAGCTTCGACGGTAGGAACCGCTCAGTTAGCTTTTCTTTATGGTTTCTCTGCCTGGTGGTTTACGCTGGGAGCCGGTTTGGCCTGTCTTTTTCTTGGTCTTTTCCTGGCTGTGCCATTGCGTAGAAGTCAGGTTGAGACAATCCCGGAGTTTATCGCCCGTTATCACGGTCCCAGAGCACGTTTGCTCTCGAGTCTGTTTGCTGCACTCGGGATGTTTATTCAAATTGTTGCTCAACTGTTGGCTTGTGGCGCTGTTTTAGCGGTCCTCTTCGATCTTTCCTTATTATCCAGTGCGATGATTTCAGCCTTGCTGGTTATTCTCTTTACTCTCAGCGGTGGTATGAAGTCAGCCGGTTTAACGGGAATGATTAAAATGGCGTTGATTTACTTGACCATGATCATTGCCGGTGTGTTGGCCTACCATCAATCCGGTGGTTGGGGCGGGTTAAAAGAATCGTTCCCCGATTTCCCATGGTTCAGCCTGTTTGGTTATGGCGTCAAAAAAGGGGTCTCGGATCTAGTGTCCATGCTGGTTGGAGTGATTTCCACGCAAACCTATCTACAGGCTGTATTTTCAGCGAGAAATGGCGCTGCAGCTCGAGGTGGCGCGTTGCTGAGTGCGGTTCTGATTCCTCCTCTCGGAATTTTCGGAATCTTCGTCGGCCTTTATATGCGCCAAGCTTATCCTGAGATCGAGAGTGCTTTGGCGCTACCGACGTTTATATCGATGAATTTTCCTTCCCCGCTTGCAGGTGTCGCTTTTGCAACTTTACTGATTGCTGCTGTCGGAACAGCTGCCGGACTGGCACTCGGCGTTGCGACAACGTTGAAGGTTGATACCCTGCAGCGCTGGATGGCTGGTCAACGGAACGAGCTGCTGCTGTTTCGATTGTTGACCGTCGGGATTGTCGCAACTGCATTTGTTTTATTGTTGTTCAACCTGGGAACAGCAATTATGGATTGGAGCTTTCTGTCGATGGGATTACGCGGGGCAACGTTTTGTTTTCCTTTGTTGTTCGCTATTTTCCTGTCTCGTATCTCTTTGCCCAAAGCCGGTCTGGTTTCGATTATCTGTGCCCCTGTCAGTGTGGTTGTGACAGGCCTGTTAAATATCGAAATTTTGCCGCCACTCTATATCGGCTTGAGTCTTTCGCTGTTGATTTTTCTGGGGGGTCTAGTTATCAGATTGATGCGAGGAGACTCTAGCTGACGATCTTCCAGCGACAGATCCGTTGTTCCATCCGGTCGAGGAGCATGTAGAGGATAAAGCCTAAAATGGCCATGGAAAAAATCCCTGTGTACAGAGAGATATAGTCTGATTGACCCCATGAATCCATGATGATGTAGCCTAACCCTTTTGAGGTCGCAAAAGATTCGACGAAGAACAGAATGGCAACGGCGGTGCCGATGGAGATCCGCATGGCGGTCAGGATTCTTGGTAATGTCGCCGGCAGAACCAGATGGCGATAGATTTGAAATGGCGTCGCACCAAGGGTTTTCATGGAATAAAAATAGTTCTGATGGATGTTTTTCGCACCGTCTCGGGTTGTCACCAGCACCTGAAAGAAGACGATCAAAGCAATCAAAAATATCTTTGAAAACTCGCCGATGCCAAACAGGATAATGACTAGTGGCAGCAGGACAACATGGGGAATGGGATAGAGCAGATAGATGAAAGGGGAGACCCGTTTTCGCCATGAAGGTTCCGCGCCAACGACAAGGCCCAGGGGCACTGCGGCGGCAAAAGCGAGGAATATCCCCAATACCGCCCGCAGGGCACTGATGAGGAAATCATCGACCAGGCGACCATCAGCGATTTTCCCCAGGACATCGACAAGCACCTCCCAGGGTTGCGGCAGGGCCATGGAATTGAGCAGCAGTGCGACAGCCTCCCAGATCAGGAACAGAATAATAGCGGCAAGAGTGATGTCACGTTTTCTCCCCATTGTCATCCTCCCTGAGAAGATTACGCAGCATATTACAGCGCTTATAGAAGTGTTCCTGGCCGCGGTAAGAGAGGTCTCCGGCCTGAGGGTTGTCGACAATCTGTAGAACTCTGGCGGGCCGTTCGCTGAGGACGACAATGGTATTGCCGAGGAAAACGGCTTCTTCAATAGAGTGGGTAACGATAACCGAGGTCATCTGCTTTTTTTTATGAATCTGCAAAAAGAGGTTTTGCAACCGTTCTCTGGTTAAAGCATCCAGAGAAGACAGAGGCTCGTCCATTAGCAGGATTTCGGGTTCAATCGCCAGAGAGCGGGCTAAAGCGACCCGCTGCTGCATCCCTCCTGAGAGCTGCGAGGGAAAGTAATCGTCAAACCCCGTCAGTCCCATCTCTTCTATCAATACCGCGACCTTCTCTGCAATCTTCTCTTTGTTCATCTTGCGCAGGATTAATCCCAGACCGATATTCTGCACGACTGTTTTCCAGGGGAAAAGGCCATAGTTTTGCAGCATTGTCCCGCAGCGGGGATCCCCATCAATGACAATGGTTCCGGTGTCAGGCTGCCTGAGACCGGCGAGCAGAAAGAGAAGCGAAGATTTGCCGCAACCGGACGGCCCGATGATGGCACAGGTACTGTGTGGTTTTATCGCAAAGGAAATATTGTTCAGGATCTCTTTTTTCTCATTCTCCGTTCCGTAGGAGAGGTTCACTGAACGGATATCAATCATCATGTGATTGGGCACTCATAAAATCCTGGGACACCATTTTTTCATAGGCGATCTCGTCGGCCAACCCTTTTGCCGCCAGCCATGAGATAATCGGTTGGTACAGATCGATGCTGAAGGGTTCGGGGTCAGGGTAAACAGGAATGGGGTAGTCGGCAGCCATAAAGGCAGGGATACGACCTTTTTCCAGAAACAGGGGGCGAAATTTTTCAGGAGAAGCGTTGATGCTTTTGACCGCATCCCTATAAGCTTTAAAGAATTTTTGTACCGCCATTTTTTTCTGGGTCAGAACTTCGGAGCGAAAGATAATAACCGTCTGGGAGAGGCTTTGTTGCGCATCGCTGTCTTTCAAAAGCGCATGAGCTCCTTTCGCTACAGCAATGGACGCCAACGGTTCCGGAAGGGTTGCCGCTGCTACAGAATTTGAAAGCAGCATCTGCATCCGGATCGGCATTTTTTTGACTTCTATTTTATTGATGTCGTCGGGACTGAACCCCTCATTTTCCAGGAGCTTATCGGTGACGTATTCAATAATGGTGGAATTGGAAACAGCAATCTCAACCCCTTTAAGCTGTTCAACTGTTGTAAGGTCCGACTTCGGTGCGGCAAGGATAACAAAAACACCCTCGGCGGGAGTTTTCCCCAGTCCGAGAGAGGTTATTTTCAACCTGCCGGTTCCTTTATCAAATAGAATCGCTCCAACGGGGTCGCTGATGGCCCCGTCAATCGCACCAACAGCAAGGGCGGAATCCCTCTCCAGAGCACTGAGAAATGGGATCAATTCAACATTCACACCTTGTTGCTGATAATAGTTCTCCTGTTTGGCAACCCAGAAAGGGATCGAATCTTCAATGAGCAACAGACCGATTTTTAACTGTTCGGCTGCTGCGACGGGGAGGGATAGCAACAAGGCCACTATCAACAGTAGAAGTATTTTCATCATATTTCACCTGCTGGATTATAAAAAGCGCAGTATCATCCGGGCTCACGGTGCCTGTAAACGGATAATAATGGCGCCCACAAAGACTGCCTATGTAACCATCTCTACACTTATTTTTCAAATTGAAAAATAACACTTCAGATTTGCTTTTCGCAAAATTCTTTTGCCAAAATCGCCAATTTGCGATCAATTCCCCAGCGATAGCCGCCAATACCACCGTCTCCGCGCAAGACCCGGTGGCAGGGGATCAGATAGCTGATCGGGTTGTTGCCAATGGCGGTTCCGACAGCACGGCCGGCGCTTGGCTGACCCAGTTTTTCGGCCAGATAGCCATAGGATGTGATGCAACCGGGAGGAATTTTCAGGAGGGCCTGCCAGACTTTGAGTTGGAAATTGGTTCCCTGGAGGAGTAACAGAAGTGGTTTGTTGTCTGGAGATTGATCCCGGTTGAAGACCTGTTGGATCACCGCTTCCGTTTTGACTCTATCTTCTTTTAACAGGGCCTTTGGCCAGGACTTTTGGAGTCTTTGTCCTGCCGATTGGTCTGCGGGGGAATCAATAAATTCGAGGCGGCAAATTCCACGTTCGGTGATGGCTATGAAGCATTGACCAAAAGGAGTCGGGTGGACAGCATAGTCAATGTGTAAATCAACCCCGCCCGATTTATATTCTCCCGGGGTGACTGCTTCAACATTAACCAGTAAATCATGAAGACGTCCCGGACCGCTGAGGCCAACATGAAAACTCGTATCCAGGATTGACGTTGATTGTTGTAATAATTGTTTGGCATGTTCTGTAGTCAGATGTTGCAGAAAGCGTTTAGGGCTGACACCGGCGAAACGGCGAAATAATCGTTGGAAATGATAAGGACTTAATCCCAACTGTGCAGCAATCCTGTCAAGGGATGGTTGTTCTGGTGCGGCTTCTCTGAGAAAATGTATAGCCTGGGCGATGCGTTGATAATCATCCGGCATAAGAAAACTCCTTGGGTATTTGAGGTGAAATTACCACTGGTTGCTGAATAGACCAACCCGATTCTTGCTATTTTTCCTCGGCAGAAAAAAGATAAGCAGCAGGCTCTGTTTGTGTTGCGTTCCGGAGCAAATTTTCTACTTGCAAATTTGTGATAATTTAAGGTATTAACACCAACTACGTAACACCTGCGGATTCATTTTCCGCAGGGACTTAAGATATTAAGTCCCTATCGTCTAGCCTGGCCCAGGACACCGCCCTTTCACGGCGGCGACGGGGGTTCGAATCCCCCTGGGGACGCCAAAATAGAAAAAGCCCTTCCGTGTAAGCGGGAGGGCTTTTTCTATTTTCACTATTTTAAGGGGATTCGAAGTGAAGCGAGCGCTGACTGAATGTCAGAAAAACGGCCAGGAATGGCCGCGTCAGCGAGCGGAAGGGAGCCGACGCAGGAAGGAACGTGAAGCGACTGACGAAGTGGGCGAATCTCCCTGCACCTGAAAGGTCCAGGGCCCATATGCTTTTGTTTTGTCTGTTTGCATTTGGTGTTTTTAGAAATTATGTTACTCTGCTCGGCAATTTAAGGATATTATTGATGAACTCACAAGAAATAATAGTCGAAATTTTTTCTGATGGAGCTTGTTCCGGCAATCCCGGGCCCGGCGGCTATGGGACAATCCTACGGCAAGGGGCGCATGAGAAAGAACTTTCGGGGTATGCTGCAGAGACAACCAATAATCGCA
This window encodes:
- a CDS encoding tautomerase family protein; translated protein: MPYINIRVGSRLNSLQKSNIQNRTTDLMNRVMGKRREVTVVHIDESVPALWAVDGKGLKEEAPVAVYVDIKVTQGTNSAEEKAQMIARTVTMLKEEIGAIQEACYVLINDIPANSWGYDGISQAERADKRLKD
- a CDS encoding MarR family transcriptional regulator; this translates as MFEECLYFNSNALARAVTRIWTEAYKPFGLSPPHAFLLRVVLARPGLMPRELALELALSRSTVTRFLDSLEKRGFIAREMTAVDGREVHVFPTETAKGLHCELDATGKKLSQRMADIIGWEDLSLTVSNLRQMREFIEG
- a CDS encoding DUF3995 domain-containing protein; protein product: METIAIILVISFVGLAALHLYWALGGKFGMSAALPEIDGAPVFTPGAAATIAVAFVLAGFALIALVLGFGASYAAALTPYAVLLGFAVGGVLVLRAVGEFKYVGFFKRVKGSKFATYDSWLFSPFCLLAGGAFLALAADRI
- a CDS encoding ABC transporter ATP-binding protein, whose amino-acid sequence is MMIDIRSVNLSYGTENEKKEILNNISFAIKPHSTCAIIGPSGCGKSSLLFLLAGLRQPDTGTIVIDGDPRCGTMLQNYGLFPWKTVVQNIGLGLILRKMNKEKIAEKVAVLIEEMGLTGFDDYFPSQLSGGMQQRVALARSLAIEPEILLMDEPLSSLDALTRERLQNLFLQIHKKKQMTSVIVTHSIEEAVFLGNTIVVLSERPARVLQIVDNPQAGDLSYRGQEHFYKRCNMLRNLLREDDNGEKT
- a CDS encoding sodium:solute symporter family protein, whose translation is MVVTDSLFLLTFILTLVAILFLASGRRTKATNSGEFSLGGRQGGAWHVFGAITGTLVGGASTVGTAQLAFLYGFSAWWFTLGAGLACLFLGLFLAVPLRRSQVETIPEFIARYHGPRARLLSSLFAALGMFIQIVAQLLACGAVLAVLFDLSLLSSAMISALLVILFTLSGGMKSAGLTGMIKMALIYLTMIIAGVLAYHQSGGWGGLKESFPDFPWFSLFGYGVKKGVSDLVSMLVGVISTQTYLQAVFSARNGAAARGGALLSAVLIPPLGIFGIFVGLYMRQAYPEIESALALPTFISMNFPSPLAGVAFATLLIAAVGTAAGLALGVATTLKVDTLQRWMAGQRNELLLFRLLTVGIVATAFVLLLFNLGTAIMDWSFLSMGLRGATFCFPLLFAIFLSRISLPKAGLVSIICAPVSVVVTGLLNIEILPPLYIGLSLSLLIFLGGLVIRLMRGDSS
- a CDS encoding methylated-DNA--[protein]-cysteine S-methyltransferase, coding for MPDDYQRIAQAIHFLREAAPEQPSLDRIAAQLGLSPYHFQRLFRRFAGVSPKRFLQHLTTEHAKQLLQQSTSILDTSFHVGLSGPGRLHDLLVNVEAVTPGEYKSGGVDLHIDYAVHPTPFGQCFIAITERGICRLEFIDSPADQSAGQRLQKSWPKALLKEDRVKTEAVIQQVFNRDQSPDNKPLLLLLQGTNFQLKVWQALLKIPPGCITSYGYLAEKLGQPSAGRAVGTAIGNNPISYLIPCHRVLRGDGGIGGYRWGIDRKLAILAKEFCEKQI
- a CDS encoding MarR family transcriptional regulator — encoded protein: MANLSEAPQNQTLGQVLAHVSRLVGRRRSTKLAGIGLHHAQGMILSQLWRNDGLPQLELARALHIQPPTASNTLQRMERDGWVTRRREDADQRVVRVYMTEKARNLHEELRALFRELDHELSSALTVQEQKDFKKTLLKVHDYLAATAEEPCCPPQAPETSKGQKK
- a CDS encoding ABC transporter permease, yielding MGRKRDITLAAIILFLIWEAVALLLNSMALPQPWEVLVDVLGKIADGRLVDDFLISALRAVLGIFLAFAAAVPLGLVVGAEPSWRKRVSPFIYLLYPIPHVVLLPLVIILFGIGEFSKIFLIALIVFFQVLVTTRDGAKNIHQNYFYSMKTLGATPFQIYRHLVLPATLPRILTAMRISIGTAVAILFFVESFATSKGLGYIIMDSWGQSDYISLYTGIFSMAILGFILYMLLDRMEQRICRWKIVS
- a CDS encoding MetQ/NlpA family ABC transporter substrate-binding protein, with the protein product MMKILLLLIVALLLSLPVAAAEQLKIGLLLIEDSIPFWVAKQENYYQQQGVNVELIPFLSALERDSALAVGAIDGAISDPVGAILFDKGTGRLKITSLGLGKTPAEGVFVILAAPKSDLTTVEQLKGVEIAVSNSTIIEYVTDKLLENEGFSPDDINKIEVKKMPIRMQMLLSNSVAAATLPEPLASIAVAKGAHALLKDSDAQQSLSQTVIIFRSEVLTQKKMAVQKFFKAYRDAVKSINASPEKFRPLFLEKGRIPAFMAADYPIPVYPDPEPFSIDLYQPIISWLAAKGLADEIAYEKMVSQDFMSAQSHDD
- a CDS encoding ABC transporter ATP-binding protein, which produces MKSLRRLYGFLHPYRFPSVVALLLLIAMVAADLLIPHLTQRIIDQGIGANDLHIVITTALLMAGAALLSACFAIANNYLSVRVAMSFGADLRSALVRKTQSFSFANLDTLQTGKLIVRSTSDVNAVQFIVMLSLRILTRAPIWALGAIVMLVITSPQLALIMLIFVPLIILLVWLFGRKAQPMFLHVQQLLDRLNIVLQENLAGIRVVKAFVRSNHEVERFGDANEELMSGTINVARLMAVFSPFMLLVLNLAVVAAVWLGGTSAISGEMTVGEVVAAINYLSFALFPILMLSAMLGPVSAADASARRILEVLDAETQTLPAHAVHLDRPQGRIAFKKVSFRYPGENSEPVLTDISFVVEPGETVAIVGATGSGKSTLIHLLPRFYDVSAGQITFDGIDVRDLDPAELRSHIGIALQEAILFSSSIADNIRYGRREADDEEVRAAAKAAQADTFIEAFSDGYATLVGQRGVTLSGGQRQRISIARALLVNPQVLILDDSTSALDIETEIKLQDALDALITASHSAITRIIVAQRISTVLLADKIVVLEQGRVSAIGNHQQLLQESEVYRDIYRSQLGEPPTAKGGSHD
- a CDS encoding methyltransferase; the protein is MTNVTKSYDRQAENYDEFIKKLVPDYEVFQNLLPNFIGAAAKVLDIGCGTGNTALKLRQQNPSLQLTCLDTSPQMLEIARNKLGNQHNYVETSIEKFDPQEQFDAITSVMVMHNIQTTADRLGAYRKIYGALKPGGQYLSVDIFKGESDRLQDVYMMLWRQFMLQSLLESEIDEKWLPLHREKDKPLKLFDQIEILNKTGFKTVDIAHKRFQFAMLIAQK